The Malus domestica chromosome 10, GDT2T_hap1 genome contains a region encoding:
- the LOC103446415 gene encoding E3 ubiquitin-protein ligase RMA1H1-like: MALQQYFAHECRSVSGATTDSETSKGGFDCNICLEFAHEPVVTFCGHLFCWPCIYKWLHVQSASLASDECPQCPVCKADISHTTMVPLYGRGQTTSEPEHEGKMTLYRGMVIPPRPSACDVQALISSTSQTVQQLPYRNPYQNQQYDPQSYGSFGEHPSSSLLDLGGTAMAGVHHPAVGVFGEMVYARVFGNSESVYAYPNSYHRTGSSSPRLRRQEMQADKSLNRISIFFFCCLLLCLLVF, from the coding sequence ATGGCCTTGCAGCAATACTTTGCACACGAATGCAGATCCGTATCGGGGGCAACAACAGATTCAGAAACTTCCAAAGGTGGGTTTGACTGCAACATCTGCTTAGAATTTGCGCACGAGCCAGTGGTCACCTTCTGCGGCCATCTATTTTGCTGGCCTTGCATCTACAAATGGCTTCACGTTCAGAGTGCCTCCCTTGCCTCCGATGAGTGCCCTCAGTGCCCTGTTTGCAAAGCTGATATATCGCACACCACCATGGTCCCACTTTACGGCCGGGGCCAAACAACTTCCGAACCTGAGCATGAAGGAAAGATGACACTCTACAGGGGAATGGTAATACCGCCCAGACCATCAGCATGTGATGTGCAAGCTCTCATATCTAGCACCTCTCAGACCGTCCAGCAACTTCCATATCGTAACCCTTATCAGAACCAACAATATGACCCTCAATCATACGGCAGTTTTGGAGAACATCCTTCCTCTTCACTCCTTGACCTCGGAGGCACTGCAATGGCAGGTGTCCACCATCCGGCGGTTGGGGTATTTGGAGAAATGGTTTATGCAAGGGTGTTCGGAAACTCAGAGAGCGTATATGCGTACCCGAATTCTTATCACCGAACGGGAAGTAGTAGTCCAAGGCTGAGGAGGCAGGAGATGCAGGCAGACAAGTCACTAAACAGAAtatctattttcttcttctgttgCTTACTTTTGTGCCTTCTTGTCTTCTGA